Proteins encoded in a region of the Streptomyces sp. NBC_01471 genome:
- a CDS encoding DUF1416 domain-containing protein: MCGAKAGGPDASTIKPGETTIQGSVTRDGEPVTGYVRLLDSTGEFTAEVPTSATGQFRFYAAEGTWTLRALVPGGTADRTVVAQTGGLAEIAIAV, translated from the coding sequence ATGTGCGGAGCGAAGGCCGGCGGCCCGGACGCCTCGACGATCAAGCCCGGTGAGACCACGATCCAGGGCAGCGTGACCCGTGACGGCGAGCCCGTCACCGGTTATGTGCGGCTGCTGGACTCGACCGGCGAGTTCACCGCCGAGGTTCCGACCTCGGCGACCGGACAGTTCCGGTTCTACGCGGCCGAGGGCACGTGGACGCTGCGCGCTCTCGTCCCGGGTGGCACGGCGGACCGCACGGTCGTCGCGCAGACCGGCGGCCTCGCGGAGATCGCGATCGCTGTCTGA
- a CDS encoding Ms5788A family Cys-rich leader peptide, protein MKQQADLTKRRAVDLCRVAAMLCRAF, encoded by the coding sequence ATGAAGCAGCAGGCGGATCTCACGAAGCGGCGGGCAGTCGACCTGTGCCGCGTCGCCGCCATGCTCTGTCGCGCCTTCTGA
- a CDS encoding sulfurtransferase, with protein MSRSDVLVDADWVEAHIDDPQVAIVEVDEDTSAYEKNHIRNAIRIDWTKDLQDPVRRDFIDQAGFEKLLSEKGIGNDTTVVLYGGNNNWFASYAFWYFKLYGHSDVRLLDGGRKKWELDSRDLVDAVPSRPATTYKAKPQDESIRAYRDDVVAAINSKNLVDVRSPDEFSGKLLAPAHLPQEQSQRPGHVPSARNIPWSKNANDDGTFKSDDELKALYEDEQVDLAKDTIAYCRIGERSALTWFVLHELLGQENVKNYDGSWTEYGSLVGVPIELGANK; from the coding sequence ATGAGCCGCAGCGACGTTCTGGTAGACGCCGACTGGGTCGAGGCCCACATCGACGACCCGCAGGTCGCCATCGTCGAGGTGGACGAGGACACCTCTGCGTACGAGAAGAACCACATCAGGAACGCGATCCGGATCGACTGGACCAAGGACCTCCAGGACCCGGTCCGCCGTGACTTCATCGACCAGGCCGGCTTCGAGAAGCTGCTGTCGGAGAAGGGCATCGGCAACGACACGACCGTCGTGCTCTACGGCGGCAACAACAACTGGTTCGCCTCGTACGCCTTCTGGTACTTCAAGCTCTACGGCCACAGCGACGTCCGGCTGCTCGACGGCGGCCGCAAGAAGTGGGAGCTCGACTCCCGCGACCTCGTCGACGCCGTGCCGTCCCGCCCGGCCACCACGTACAAGGCCAAGCCGCAGGACGAGTCGATCCGCGCCTACCGCGACGACGTGGTGGCCGCGATCAACAGCAAGAACCTGGTCGACGTCCGGTCGCCCGACGAGTTCAGCGGCAAGCTGCTCGCCCCGGCGCACCTTCCCCAGGAGCAGTCGCAGCGCCCCGGCCACGTGCCGAGCGCCCGCAACATCCCGTGGTCGAAGAACGCCAACGACGACGGCACCTTCAAGTCGGACGACGAGCTCAAGGCCCTCTATGAGGACGAGCAGGTCGACCTGGCCAAGGACACCATCGCGTACTGCCGCATCGGTGAGCGCTCCGCGCTGACGTGGTTCGTCCTGCACGAGCTGCTCGGCCAGGAGAACGTCAAGAACTACGACGGCTCGTGGACCGAGTACGGCTCGCTGGTGGGCGTGCCGATCGAGCTCGGCGCCAACAAGTAG